One Neoarius graeffei isolate fNeoGra1 chromosome 16, fNeoGra1.pri, whole genome shotgun sequence DNA segment encodes these proteins:
- the LOC132900963 gene encoding general transcription factor II-I repeat domain-containing protein 2A-like, whose protein sequence is MVDMTRHLNTLNKSLQERGNTALQMLEAVLSFERKLAVFARDVQRGTLSHFSSLREFKDAHQDHTLNGDYLQGAIVDMQAAFGSRFSEFRKEKMTLSFPVTPLEIDPSLLNTFPGVNQADLEMEMADIADKDLWVAKFKSLTAELEDVSRQKAHAAQNHKWSDIESLPTPEKLVFETWKALPDTYRNMKTYAFGVLSIFGSTYLCEQIFSNVNYIKSKYRTRLTDESLQSCVKIKVSSYMPDVEKLSNDVRKQKSH, encoded by the coding sequence ATGGTTGACATGACACGTCACCTAAACACGCTTAATAAAAGTCTCCAGGAGAGGGGAAACACTGCACTGCAAATGCTGGAAGCCGTTTTGTCATTCGAGCGCAAACTGGCAGTATTCGCTAGGGATGTACAGCGAGGCACGCTCTCTCACTTCTCCTCCCTGAGAGAGTTCAAAGATGCCCATCAGGATCACACTCTCAACGGTGATTATTTGCAAGGTGCAATCGTTGATATGCAAGCTGCATTTGGGAGCAGATTTAGTGAGTTCCGAAAGGAAAAAATGACACTTTCTTTCCCTGTCACACCCCTGGAAATTGACCCTTCCTTGTTGAATACATTCCCAGGAGTAAATCAAGCTGACCTCGAAATGGAAATGGCTGATATAGCTGACAAAGATTTGTGGGTGGCCAAATTCAAAAGTCTGACAGCAGAGCTTGAAGACGTCAGCCGCCAGAAAGCCCATGCTGCCCAAAATCACAAATGGAGCGACATTGAAAGCCTCCCAACACCAGAAAAACTTGTGTTTGAAACATGGAAGGCCCTTCCCGACACTTACAGGAACATGAAGACATACGCATTTGGGGTATTATCCATCTTTGGATCAACATATCTGTGCGAGCAGATATTCTCAAACGTGAACTACATCAAATCCAAATACCGCACCCGCCTCACAGATGAGAGCTTGCAGTCCTGCGTGAAGATTAAAGTTTCATCTTACATGCCCGATGTTGAGAAGCTGTCCAATGATGTCCGAAAACAGAAGTCACATTGA